The Macaca fascicularis isolate 582-1 chromosome 5, T2T-MFA8v1.1 genome segment ttcagctttctacttacggccagccaattttcccagcaccatttattaaatagggaatcatttccccatgtcttgtttttgtcaggtttgtcaaagatcagatggctctagatgtgtggtattatttctgaggactctgttctgttccattggtctatatctctgttttggtaccagtaccatgctgttttggttactgtagccttgtagtatagtttgaagtcaagtagcatgatgcctccagctttgttcttttggtttaggattgtcttggcaatgtggggtcttttttggttccatatgaactttaaagcagttttttctaattctgtgaagaaagtcattggtagcttaatggggatggcattgaatctataaattaccttgggtagtatggccattttcacaatattgattcttcctatccatgagcatggtatgttcttccatttgtttgtgtcctcttttatttcactgagcagtggtttatagttctccttgaagaggtcctttacatcccttgtaagttgcattccaaggtattttattctctttgaagcaattttgaatgggagttcattaatgatttggctctctgtttgtctgttactgatgtataagaatgcttgtgatgtttgcacattgattttgtatcctgagactttgctgaagttgcttatcaacttaaggagattttgggcttagacgatggggttttctaaatgtacaatcatgtcatctgcaaacagtgacaatatgacttcttcttttcctaactgaataccctttatttctttctcttgcctgattgccctagccagaatttcttaccaaaaaaaaaaaaagaagaaagaaagaaaaaagaaaacttatttccaaaacaacaacaataacaaaaaaaccctcTGTTAAATTGCTtactcaggccaggtgcagtggctcatgcttagcactagcactttgggaggctgaggcgggtggatcacttgaggcaaggtgtttgagaccaggctggccaacaagatgagaccagtctctaccaaaatcacaaaaattagctgggagtggtggcacttgcctgtaatcccagctattcaggaggctgaggcatgagaatcacttgaacctgggtggcagagttgctgggtgacagagtgagactgtcttacaaaaaaaaaaaaattcttactcaACACTCCAAAGTAACTGGAATGGTGCATTAAGAGAAATATTGATACCAGTAATGTAATACTATAATAGAATTAATAGTCCTTCATTTTTAAGTTCAGACTGTGTATAAGGAACTGTGCCAAATGTTTTGCGTATATCCTCTATCTAGTTCTTAAGATAATCAATCCATAAAGTTAGACATTCATAATGTCCGCATTTCACATATAtgaaaactaaggcacagaggaAAAGTGAGTGTGGCACAGCCTGGGATGCCAGGCTAAGGACTTTGGACCTTGAATATTTTATTCAGGGAAATGAAATATTTGGGTTTTGGAAATATTATTTGGGTGGTAGTGCATAAGTTGTACTGAAGATAAAAAACACTAAGTGGGCAAAAACTGGTTGGGAGACCTTTTTTCATTCACTCTCCCCATAGATACTCCAACCCTGCAGAGCTATGAACTGTTGTTCAAACATGCAAATGACTTAAAATGATCTTGTGTCTTTCTACTTGTTATTTATCTTGAGGCAGTTCCAGTCTTCCCATTGCCCGCCCCACCCATCCCCCCAACAAATTTGTACTCCACCTTTAACAGCTAGTTCATGGATTTTGCTAACATGCCACTTTCCTGTGTGAAAGACAGCACAACGTGAAAGCGAGCAGGGAGTCAGGAGTCAGAATGATCTGCTCAGCCTCTGACAAGCTGTGTCCTTCCCAAGACTGTCACCTCATCTCTATAACGGGAATAATACTAGTTTGCAATGTGGATGTGGAAATTTTAGATGAGATTCGTAAGtatctattaattttgtttattttagtttgtCATCCTAGGTATCTCCCTCCTTTCCAGCCCACCACAGAGGTTGAATTGTACCATCTGTATTTTATCATAGATCTTAATCCTATCTGTACACCTTGTCACATTAGGTCAAAATTGCACTAGCTCATGAACAAGGGTTTGTagctttctcctgcctcaagtaGGTTCTGCCTTCTGGTCCTTggtggtaggctgaataatgccCCCCACCCCTGAGATCCTTGTGTTCTACTCTCTGAACACTATAAATATGTTGCTTAACAtggcaaatatatatgtatctatagatagatagatagatagatagatagatagatagatagatagagatatatagatatatagatgtaTTAGAGAACTTGAGTTGGAAAGCGTTTCTGAATTATCCAAGTGAACCCAATGTATTCACAAGCCTCCTATGATAGTTAAGAGGGATATAAAAGGTAGAAGAGTCAGCGGAGACAAAGGAGAAGTAGAGGCTGGAGTGAGGCAGGTTGAAGACTGGGGAAAGGGTTATGAGGCAAGAAATGCAGGTGAAAAAGGAGAGGAAGTAGATTCTCTTctagagccttcagaaggaatACAGCTCTGGGGACAGCTTGAGTTTAACCTTTAAGACTTACTTTGGACTTGAGACCTCCAGAATTACAAGACAATAAATTTGTATTggttaagccactgagtttgtggtaatttgttacagaagcaacaggaaactaatatGCCCACGTTACAACTCCTTCATTTCTCCCCAGTATAGAGCAATGTCTTCCCAAAGGATGAATGAAAATATTACCTCACACTTCTCCTAGTTTCCAGAATCTTAATATCTCCAATGTTAAGGAATTTGTGGGGATAAAAGCAGAGTGTTGCTtatttacttcatttaaaaaaaaaacaaaaaaaaaaaaacaagctgtcGAGTAATGCTTAAGAGCTACTAATATTTATTGGCAAGCTAATTTTAACATTCAAGGTAAATATGTAGCTATAAAGTACTGCAATcatataaatgaacaaatatgtaTCAGCTAACATATAACACTGAACAAAATCAGTCTTTATTAAGCCAAGTTTTCCTTCATAAtgctttttgcttaaaattctgggaagtttaaaatatgaaattgtgATGTGTCAGCATTATTTTTGCAGTATTGTTAAGAAATAGATTTACTATACCACaacttgatttattttcttaatataagaAGGATAATACAAACATCAGAAGATTCTTTCACAGTTAGATTGAAAGCGCACACTCGGGCAGCTAGTAGCTAACGCTCCAAatgtttcttaattattttcttgtaCAGCGGGGCTTGCAGGTCCAAGCAAATTTTCCTTCCATTCCGCAGCGTGGCTCTGgcagggaaaagagaagaggtGCGCCTTTCAGTCCTTGGGTTTGCAAATGGCATTAGAAGGGGGAGGAATGGGCAAAGGAGGCACGGAGTGGGGGCACTGACTGACGTAGTGCGAGGACTCACATCAGTTGGGCAGTGGGGCAGTGGGGTCCGGCCTTGATCACCTCCAGGCTGGTGATGTGCCTGGGACGGACCTGGGAGGTGGTCTTCACACACACGCACTGCAGGTCCCGGTCGTCTTCAGCTTCAGCTGAGGGGGAAAGGGAAGGTGTAAGAGAGGAGGAGGGGACGGAATGGTGACTCCATGAGTAGCCAGAGGTACTTTAGGCACTTTTTCCACTACCTTCAGCCTTCTTTTCCTTAGCCATAAATCATACCTCTCTCAGAAGTTGTGCTGATCAGGTGGCGAGGTGCCCGTGCAGTGCCTGCCACTGTACCCGCACACTCAGCACGCTCGCGGTAAGTGTAGCTGCGATCATGATCCTAGAGGattcctccccagccccagagcTTCCCGCATTCCCCCCTCACCGCTGCTGGCCCTTCCAGTCTGGTTTCTGCTCTCACCGCTGGCGAAGGCGACCACAACTGGCAGGAGCAGCAACGCCAGGAACAGCATCTCCGGGTAGATGGCGCGGGCCCTGGCTGCGGAGCTCATGTTGTAGCAGAGGTTCCAGCAGGATCCCAGTGCGCAGGGAAAGTCGGGCTGGGGTTCTGCAGGCAGTGACTCCTGGCCTCACCAGTCTTCTTTTATCCTCCGTCCCTGTTCTTCCAGTCCGGAAGCCGGGGGTGGACAGCGAGGAACTGTAGTGCAGGAGCTAAGATACTGCTGTGAAGACTCGGACTCTGGCCAGCCAAGATTACAAAACAAAAGGCTGGGGGCAGCTGCCTTGACTGGGAGCTGGTACAAAGATGCTTACCTTCAATTCCAGTTTATATATACTTACATTTGTGGAGTTAGAAGCACTACTTGCATCTTAGAAGAGACATGTTTTCTGTATCGTATCATAGTAGAGCTCTCTGTAGTCAGCATGCAACTTACACAGCAGGTGGCTTCAGGACCCAGACAGTTCTTGTTTCCTTCTCAAGAACTGCTAATGTGCTCCTGACTTCAGTCTTGATTACTACTGAGTTTGGCGGCTGTGTGTTTGAAGAGTGTGTTGTTTGCAATTGTTTTCTGATATTAATAAGTTTAATTTGGTCTCTAGGCGTTGACTCTTCTGAAATTCACCTGCATGTGGAAGACTTCCCTAGTCTCTGGATGGGATTCACCAGGCTCCACCGACAATCACCCAGGATACTCTAGGACGCAAGGTCTATTTTCCGTAACTCTTAGAAAAATTGCAGAAGTAATATTtgaatgcattatttttataaaaacttaGCTTCTGGATGTTTCTTCATTGTTCCCATCCTGAATAATAGTCCAGAAGAGAGGACAAAGACAGTTTGCCAGGCCACGTCTTCCGGTACCTGCTGTCTTCAGTCTGTgccagtgacagagtgagatgggCTGCACTGTTGGTGGGGAGCCGTGATGCTCTCTGCGGGAGGATTCAGGGCATCTGGGAGTTGAGTGTGAGAATGATGGGAGGTGACAGTGGAGGGGATGCAACAGAATCCCACATGGGAAAGGGGAAGAGATCCATATCGACTGTCTTCCCTTCTCTAAAAAAGAATGACTTTGGCTCTTGATCAGGGCAAGGTACACCCTTAACCCAAAGCCCAAGGTTCACTGTCACACTGACTAACAGTGGTGAAGGGTGTCAGGACCCACTGGATGGAACTAGCTGATATTCTAATGCTCAGAAAGCCTGCATTTTTGTAGGAATATGCAATTCTTTCTCCTACTCTCCCAACACCTGCCTATTCAGCTGGCTAGGACCTATTCATATTTCTGGTGTCAGCTTAAATATCACTTCCTTAGGTGGACCTTCCCTGACAGCTATATGTAATCGTGTTCCCTTATTGTTCTATCTTGCAGAACtctgtttttcctatttctcacagaatacacaaacatacacacacatatattgtagatatatgtgtgtgtgtgtgtgtgtgtgtgtatctgtgtatttataagtgtttaaaattgttttgtttcttaaatggAAAACACTGTGACATTAGATATCATAACGTTTATCACTATTTCAATGTACTGGTAGGGACTCAATGCAAAGCAGCTACAGTAGTGAAGATAATGTATTGAAAATGATGATCATGAGGTTTTGACATGTTCATATGTCTACTCAATTGGAGCAATTAGAGCATATAATTGGAGCATACATCTATATTGACACGTGTCACATATGGTCGCTATTATTTGTCCACTAGTCTGCCTCTCCCACCAGATAGTGATCTCTTCAATAGCAATTCTCTGTGGCTTatgtacagtcatgcaccacataacaatgttttggGCAGTAATAAACTGTGTATATGATGATGATCCCATAAGACTATAGTGGAGCTAAAAATTTCCTATTGCCTTTTGACACCATTGCTGTTGTAAAATCATAGCAAGCCAATGTAttattcatgtgtttgtggtaatgctggtgtaaacaaacctactgtgcttcTAGTTTCATAAAAGTATatcacatacaattatgtacagtacataaaaattaataattataataaacaatGCTGTATCTGGTTTGTGTATTTACTATATTGTACtctttaatcattattttagagtgaaCTCCTTCTACTACTAATGGAAGAAGAGTTAACTATGAATCAGCCTCTGGAAGGCCCTTcagaaaatattccagaaaaagaCATTGTTATTTTAGAAGATGACCACTCCATGTGTCTTATTGCCCATGATACAAGAAATGAATGTGGAGGACAATGATTGATGATTCTGATCTTATATAGGCAAATTTGTATGTCTGAGTCTTAGTTTTcaacagaaaagtttaaaaggtgaaaaaaattaaaaattaaaaagtttatagaatgaggatagaaaagtaaaaacataattatagctgtacaatgtgtttgtgttctATGTGAAGTATTACTATAAAAGAGtcaaaaaattaagataattaacacatttataaaataaaaatgttacagtaagctaaggttaatttatctttgaataagaaatattttttagaaacttAATGTAGCCTAAGTGTATAGTGTTTATACAGCCTGCGGGATTGGACAGTAATGTCCTGGGACTTCACATTTACtcatcactcactcactgactcacccagagcaacttccagtcctacaagctccattcatggcaaGTGCTCTCTACAGGTTTACCATTTTCTATTTGACCATACTTCTaccataccttttctatgtttaaatatgtttaggcACACACATACTTATCATTGGATTACATTTGCCTAcactattcagtacagtaacatactgTACAGGTTTGTGGCTTAGGAGCAATAGGGCATAACATatggcctaggtgtgtagtaggctataccaggtttgtgtaagtacactctatgatgtttacaCAATGAAAACAATTGCCTCGTGATGCATATCCCAGAGCGTATCTCTATCGTTAAGCAACATTTGACTGTATTTCTAAACATCTGGTATACAACTCAACGGCTGTTGCAGAACACATTGTAATTCCTACATTTCCATGGAACTGAAAATTAACAGTGCAGAGAATAAATAGAAGGGATGGTTTTACATTTCAATGGTCAACATAGAAGGTCTGTACAACCTTATCCCCAGATTTCAACATTGGCAGCATACAGGAATTCAGGCAGCAACGAGTGGCAATTAAACTACCCTTTCTCTGCAACTAGATAGAATAACTCAATAACTGCACACAAAAGTAAGAGACACTTGCATCTCATGAAGAATAAATGTAGTGCCAACACTGTGCTATGTCTCAGTAGCTGGCCTTGACAAGTTTCAGTGGTAAAACACAAGAGATATGAGTGAGCTGCTTGAGCTGCTTTGAATAATTAGGAAAAAAGCTAAAGAGAAGAATTGCAATTTGCATTTACTGCTTTATTACGTGTTTATGTATAGTTTTGGTTAActgttatttaatatatacatttattttatagacaAAACACTTTAAGGTATTGAACCTATGATGGTGAGGAGATAAAGAAAGCATTCCTTAATAGCACAAAAGTTGTAAACTACATGCTTAGTACATGAGTACTTCCCCAAAGTCCATGTACAAGTTGGAGTAGGTAAACTTATTTCTTCTCCTATAATCATTATAGTATATACAATATGCTATCTATTTATTAAGTCCTATTTTGTATGCCAATAATACCATGTTATATGTAATGTAATCTCCTCATTCGAGGAAGAAGAGTTGAGAAAAGTGGCATGGTGCAGTATTGAGAGCACAGTTTCAAATCCCCACTCTGTCACCTGCTAAGTAATCTAATATTGGGGCaaggttttaaatttctttcaactttcttttttttgttgttccagAAAATACCATAGTTTTCTTTATAGAATATCTGGATATGTTTTCACTATATATTTTTACTCTACTCGTGGCAAATATATTCACTTTAAAGTAAATAATCAGAACTTACAAAACTTACATtcaacaattttattattttcagcacTGGAAGGCTAAACTaaacattagaaaaaattttCAGAGGATGTTGTAAACAAGACATCCTAGCACATTGGAAAACTCTATTACATTCCTAAATagtttaacaaaaatttattgagcaaataTTCTACACTGGGCTCTGTGTGAGTTCTTATATCATTGACCTTTATAAAGTCTGTTAATTATCATGGGCATGTCTAGCCTAACAGTAAAATAGAgcaagaaaaatcaacaaaaatgtgTTTGGAAGGAGATTCTCAAATAAAGAGAGTAAAGCACTGTGCAATGGTTAGCCAGGAATTAGGGAGTAAACCATATACTATGTTGAAACTAGGCTTgcttattttcatctttctgtcATCTTTTAACCAGCCTTCTcagaataaaatatgatttttgagacagaatggaAAAATACCTGAATTTTATCACAGTAAGAGTAGGTATCTTGGATAAAATAGGAATTCTAGAAAGTCTTTAAAATCTTGCCCTTCCTGGGAAGTAAACAGGTTTGGCAGAAAGTGAACAGATTAAGCAGCTGACCCATCACCTTCCAACATTTTCTGGACTATCTTCTTGATTCTGGGAGCTTCTGGGTCCAGGCACATTTTCCTCTCATCTTTCAGCATGACTCTGCAAGAGACAACAGAATTATCTgttgagaaacagaaaagaatacagATGGGGATGGAGGTGAAGGTGGAGGGCTTTCCTCACGAAGCAATGACACAGAAGCAGGGACTTACAGCGCTTAGACTTCGTTGCAATGGACTCCTGACCTGACCACTTCCAAATAATGAATGTTGGTGGATCCATCCTAGGTTAGCCCTAATTCCTGGCTAACCATTGCACGGTGTTTTGTCCTCTTTATTTGAGAATCtccttcaaaatacatttttattgatttttcttgctCTACTCTACCGTTAGACTAGACATGCCCATGATAATTAACAGCAAATAAATGTGGATGTTTGAGATGACATTGCTGGGATGAATTCCAGAGGCTGCCTTCACACACACGCAGTGCAGTTCAATGTACAAGACACTGTCTACACATCGAGCTGGAGTAGAAAATGCGATTAGTGGTCATGAATACTTCGCTTAGTTCCTTATTTGTAAATTGACAGTAATTGTACCCCTCTCATAAGGCCATTGTGAATATGATCTGTAAAGCTTTAGTAAAGTGCCCAGCAGAATGCTCAGCACATGTGAAGTGCCCCCTCTGTGTGCCTCCTCCAATTGGAGTTGTTAGTATAATGGCACTCTCCAGACGCAGGGCACCAGCTAGTCTTTCTCTTAGACACAGGTATAGCAGAAGCAGCAACAGTTGCAAGCAGCAGGTCTCTCCCTTTGCTTTTCCCTAAGTTTCTCTTACTTTGCCCATTGGTGCAGGAAGGCAGAGCAGTCAGCAGCAGCGACAGAAGCAGCAACACCTGCAGGGCACGAAATGGTCTGGTACTGTTACAGGAAGGGGTGGCATTGAGTCTGAGGCTCATGATGGAGAAGGCTGAGCTAGAGTTGTTTCCAGAGCCAGAAGACTTGCACATGAGGGTGAGCTGCTGCCTACAAGTCTGAAGATAAGTGGCTTCTCATGCTTTGAAGATGTCATTTATATCCTATCCCTCAAAActagaaaggaggaagaggtagGGAAGGGAGAGGTGAGGGTATGTGGTGATCCACACATAAGCCTGTCAACCTGTGCCCAACCCAGAGAAAGACCAGACAGGTTAAAATTCCTACTAAGTTGCCTGTTACGCATCACTTCACATTCCCACTCTCCCTTTCTCAGTACCTATCTCCCTTACACATATGTAAGAACTCTACTTAGGAAGGTAAGAACTACGCTGAAATACCACATGCATTTTCTTTGTATGATTAGGTAACAATATGTCCTGACTTTCCTATAATGCAGTGTACAGGCTTAATGGACTTTAGGAATACCCAAAAGCACAAACTTGTGGCCCTTGAAAGACAGAGTTATCTTTCCTTTCTAGTAGCTATGGGAAGTAGATATTCTTTTCCTGGTTGTTGATAAATATTTGGATTAGTTTGGAGTATGTGAGTAAAACAAGAGCCAACTACCATAAAAGATGTACTTTTGATTTTAGCTTATGGgcttctttctgtcttccaaatgCATTATCTTTTGTAACttcatccagaatctataaacaAAATGCATCCTCCtttgtattataaaataagcTACTTGTTTCTGCCACCTCAGTACACTTTAAAAAGCAAGACCCATCATattaactttttcctttcctttcaatctaatagaaaaatagatatcTTTTGTGGTAAACAATTCATACACTAcagatatatttgaaataaaacattcaagTTCCTCATCATCATTACTCCACATTACTGCTCTTCAGCGGTAACCATTGGTAAGAATTTGGGATTAGTTCTCTATTCTATGTAGATTTATATgcacacatttatacatatacagaGAGAAACACGTTGAGTACATAAAGATACATGTATACCATTCACAGAGGTATACGAAGGTCTTTTCTATATAAATGGGATCCCTCTATATAGATTATTATACAACTtacttttatctttcaaaatatcaGTTcaatcgtgccaccgcactccagcctgggcaacaagagtgaaactctgtctcaaaataaataaataaatatataaataaataaacaaaatatgggtTCAGCATCCTTTTATGCTACTTCGATGTAGTTTTGCcccattctttttaatggctacatgaCATTCTATGGTAGGAACAATAGTTACTCAACCTCTGCCTTGTTTATAACCCTAAGGATGTTTTGAACTACTAGAAGCTGCAATcacgccgggtgcggtggctcacacctgtaatcccagcactttgggaggccaaggcgggcagatcacgaggtcaggagatcgagaccatcctggctaacacagggaagccccgtctctactaaaaatacaaaacattagctgcgcgtggtggcatgcgtctgtaatcctggctaccctggaggctgaggcaggagaatcgcttgaatctgggaggcggaggttgcagtgagctgagatcgcgccattgcactccagcactgatgacagagtgagactccatctcaaacaaaacaaaacaaaacaaaacaaaaaaccaacaacaacaacaaaaagaagctgCAATCGAATCTTTGTTTCTGAATTCTCAGGTCCTGATTAAAAAGCTTGGTGGGAAATATTGGACATAAACTAAGCCCCACAGAGATACAAAAGTATACCTATACATCACATATTGGATTGTATATTATTGTCT includes the following:
- the PF4V1 gene encoding platelet factor 4 variant isoform X2 → MSSAARARAIYPEMLFLALLLLPVVVAFASAEAEDDRDLQCVCVKTTSQVRPRHITSLEVIKAGPHCPTAQLIATLRNGRKICLDLQAPLYKKIIKKHLER
- the PF4V1 gene encoding platelet factor 4 variant isoform X1; protein product: MSSAARARAIYPEMLFLALLLLPVVVAFASGESRNQTGRASSAEAEDDRDLQCVCVKTTSQVRPRHITSLEVIKAGPHCPTAQLIATLRNGRKICLDLQAPLYKKIIKKHLER